Proteins co-encoded in one Desulfitibacter alkalitolerans DSM 16504 genomic window:
- a CDS encoding ABC transporter permease — MKKEGLLSPVLTKELKQRFRTFRGPLVVVLYLGAVVAITLAFVYLSTRHGVGTFQPDRSRELFIMLSMLQLFMIAFVTPGMSAGVISSERERQTLNILLTTRLSPASIILSKLISSLSFTLLLVITTLPVYAVVTLYGGIAPKQLAGVFGLYLLNMVFFGSVGVFLSTWIRKTAISTVISYALIFALVVFTFLGAELIDQYARNNYHMEIQRMTTETTTAAAEKPGSYPDTQVHPYIMYETPGSVWILRSLNPVIVMVSIFEMGFGGEFPYNPWKIYTISYAVLSVVLIIVSIYMLPPVKRGIINRTRM; from the coding sequence ATGAAAAAAGAGGGTCTTTTAAGTCCAGTATTGACTAAAGAGCTGAAGCAGCGTTTTCGTACCTTTAGAGGACCCTTGGTGGTTGTCCTCTACCTGGGAGCGGTTGTTGCCATTACCCTTGCCTTTGTCTATCTTAGTACCAGGCATGGTGTTGGAACCTTTCAGCCAGATAGAAGCAGAGAGCTTTTCATCATGCTTTCCATGCTCCAGTTATTTATGATAGCATTTGTTACGCCGGGCATGTCTGCAGGTGTAATCAGCAGTGAAAGGGAAAGGCAGACCCTGAATATCCTGTTAACTACCCGTCTGTCACCAGCCTCAATTATCCTAAGCAAACTTATATCTTCCCTATCCTTTACTTTATTGCTGGTGATAACAACATTACCTGTATATGCAGTGGTTACATTATATGGGGGAATCGCACCAAAACAATTGGCAGGGGTATTTGGACTGTATCTCTTAAATATGGTTTTCTTTGGAAGTGTGGGGGTTTTTTTATCCACCTGGATACGTAAAACTGCCATCAGCACAGTAATATCTTATGCATTAATATTTGCCCTGGTGGTATTTACCTTCCTTGGTGCAGAACTTATAGACCAGTATGCCAGAAACAATTATCATATGGAAATCCAAAGGATGACCACAGAAACCACAACTGCGGCTGCAGAAAAACCCGGCAGCTATCCTGATACCCAGGTACATCCATATATTATGTATGAAACACCTGGAAGTGTATGGATCTTAAGGAGCTTGAACCCTGTAATAGTAATGGTGAGCATTTTTGAAATGGGGTTTGGGGGAGAATTTCCTTATAATCCATGGAAAATTTATACCATCTCTTATGCAGTGTTAAGTGTGGTTTTAATTATAGTTAGTATTTACATGCTTCCCCCAGTAAAGCGTGGGATAATAAACAGGACGCGAATGTGA
- a CDS encoding ABC transporter ATP-binding protein, whose product MIKTVGLSKNYKEVEALVDLNLTIDKGSVFGFIGPNGAGKTTAMSILATLLSPTRGKAYVGGFEVTEQPEEVRQIIGYMPDFFGVYDNLKVDEYLDFYAQAYFVPASKRPGLIIDLLELVNLSGKEGVYVDTLSRGMKQRLGLARCLVHSPQVLILDEPASGLDPRARVEMREILKELGKLGKTILISSHILHELTDMCDTIGIIENGRMVTSGQVKDILSQAKGMGTIRINLLGQHQETFDYLKRHQLVNDVIRDDHGLRVYITGGQQESYRLLKELVTNGFPVTGFYPEQEDLENVFMKITQEVAQ is encoded by the coding sequence ATGATTAAGACTGTTGGACTTTCAAAGAATTATAAAGAGGTTGAAGCCCTGGTTGATTTGAATCTTACCATAGATAAAGGGTCAGTATTTGGTTTTATTGGCCCTAATGGTGCAGGCAAAACTACTGCAATGTCAATTTTGGCAACCCTGCTTTCACCAACCAGGGGAAAGGCCTATGTTGGTGGTTTCGAGGTTACCGAACAGCCAGAAGAGGTAAGGCAAATAATTGGCTACATGCCGGATTTCTTTGGTGTCTATGATAATCTTAAGGTTGACGAGTATTTGGATTTCTATGCACAGGCCTATTTTGTGCCAGCTTCCAAAAGGCCTGGACTGATAATAGACCTTCTTGAATTGGTTAACCTCAGTGGAAAGGAAGGGGTTTATGTGGATACCCTTTCACGGGGTATGAAGCAAAGGCTTGGTCTAGCCCGCTGCCTGGTGCACAGCCCACAGGTTCTAATTCTAGATGAACCGGCTTCCGGCCTTGATCCAAGGGCGAGGGTAGAAATGAGGGAAATACTAAAGGAGCTGGGAAAGCTGGGCAAGACCATTTTAATAAGTTCCCATATCCTCCATGAGCTAACAGACATGTGTGATACTATAGGCATAATTGAAAATGGACGAATGGTTACAAGTGGACAGGTAAAGGATATACTTTCTCAGGCAAAGGGCATGGGCACAATTAGAATCAATCTCCTGGGGCAGCATCAGGAGACATTTGACTATCTCAAGAGACATCAGCTTGTTAATGATGTAATAAGAGATGACCATGGGTTGCGAGTATATATTACTGGGGGACAGCAAGAAAGCTATAGGCTCTTGAAGGAATTAGTAACAAATGGTTTTCCTGTAACTGGTTTTTATCCGGAACAAGAAGATTTGGAAAATGTGTTCATGAAAATTACCCAGGAGGTGGCACAATGA